In Ovis aries strain OAR_USU_Benz2616 breed Rambouillet chromosome 16, ARS-UI_Ramb_v3.0, whole genome shotgun sequence, one DNA window encodes the following:
- the CARTPT gene encoding cocaine- and amphetamine-regulated transcript protein, with product MESPRLRLLPLLGAALLLLLPLLGALAQEDAELQPRALDIYSAVEDASHEKELIEALQEVLKKLKSKRIPIYEKKYGQVPMCDAGEQCAVRKGARIGKLCDCPRGTSCNSFLLKCL from the exons ATGGAGAGCCCCCGTCTGCGCCTGCTGCCCCTCCTGGGCGccgccctgctgctgctgctaccttTGCTGGGCGCCTTAGCCCAGGAGGACGCCGAGCTCCAGCCGCGAGCCCTGGACATCTACTCCGCCGTGGAGGATGCCTCCCATGAGAAGGAGCTG ATTGAAGCGCTGCAGGAAGTTCTGAAGAAGCTCAAGAGTAAACGCATTCCAATTTATGAGAAGAAGTATGGCCAAGTCCCCATG TGTGACGCGGGAGAGCAGTGCGCCGTGCGGAAAGGAGCCAGGATTGGGAAGCTGTGTGACTGTCCCCGAGGGACCTCCTGCAATTCCTTCCTCCTGAAGTGCTTATGA